Proteins from a single region of Melanotaenia boesemani isolate fMelBoe1 chromosome 3, fMelBoe1.pri, whole genome shotgun sequence:
- the lrrn1 gene encoding leucine-rich repeat neuronal protein 1 has product MVFLSLPSMARWKLDCFSLGQVFAGLILVSIGLSCVQSNECPQLCVCEIRPWFTPQSTYREAITVDCNDLRLTRIPGNLSSETQVLLLQSNYIARTSEELEQLFNLTELDLSQNNFSNIRDVGLTNMSQLTTLHLEENQITEMPDYCLQDLSNLQELYINHNQINTISPNAFSGLRNLLRLHLNSNRIKTISSQWFESTPNLEILMIGENPVVGIMDFNFKPLGNLRSLVLAGMDLTDVPGNAFVGLDNLESLSFYDNKLVEVPQRALQKLPNLKFLDLNKNPVHKIQEGDFRNMLRLKELGINNMGELVSIDRYALDNLPELTKLEATNNPKFSYINCQAFRDVPALESLMLNNNALTALYQSTVDSLPNLREISIHSNPLRCDCVIQWMSSNRTAVRFMEPLSMFCAMPAEVRGMHVREVLQNKLVNQCLPMISHDTFPSHLSLEIGMTVDLDCRAMSQPEPEIYWVTPMGNKIMIDTLSDKYSLNSEGTLKISHIQVEDSGRYTCVAQNSEGVDTRVAAIQVNGTLLDNTQLMKIYVKQTEADSILVSWKINSNVMTSNLKWSSATMKIDNPHITYTARVPVDVHEYNLTHLQPATEYEVCLTVSNIHQQMQKSCVNVTTKQATFAVEISDQGTNTALAAVMGSMFAVISLASLGVYMAKRWKRKNYHHSLKKYMQKTSSIPLNELYPPLINLWEADSEKEKEGTSETKPSQVDTTRSYYMW; this is encoded by the coding sequence ATGGTCTTCCTGTCCCTTCCAAGCATGGCTAGATGGAAGTTAGACTGCTTTTCTCTGGGCCAAGTGTTTGCTGGCCTGATCCTGGTATCAATAGGACTATCTTGTGTCCAGAGCAATGAGTGTCCccagctgtgtgtatgtgagatcCGACCCTGGTTTACACCCCAGTCTACCTACAGAGAAGCCATCACTGTGGACTGCAATGACCTACGCTTAACACGGATCCCGGGGAACTTGTCCAGTGAGACTCAGGTCCTTCTCTTGCAGAGCAACTACATCGCCAGGACCAGTGAGGAGCTGGAGCAGCTCTTCAACCTGACCGAGCTGGACCTGTCCCAGAATAACTTCAGTAACATTCGAGATGTTGGTCTCACCAACATGTCCCAGCTCACCACCCTTCATCTAGAGGAGAACCAGATCACAGAAATGCCAGATTATTGTCTGCAGGACCTCAGCAACCTGCAGGAACTCTACATCAACCACAATCAGATAAACACCATCTCTCCTAATGCCTTTTCTGGGCTTCGTAACCTGCTCAGGCTTCACCTCAACTCCAACAGGATCAAAACCATCAGCAGCCAGTGGTTTGAATCTACGCCCAACTTAGAGATACTCATGATTGGAGAGAACCCTGTTGTTGGAATTATGGACTTTAATTTCAAGCCACTGGGCAATCTAAGAAGCCTGGTTTTAGCTGGGATGGACTTGACAGATGTCCCTGGTAATGCCTTTGTGGGACTTGACAATCTTGAGAGCCTCTCTTTCTATGATAATAAGCTGGTTGAAGTACCTCAGAGAGCCCTCCAGAAATTACCCAACCTCAAGTTtctagatttaaataaaaacccagTGCACAAGATTCAGGAAGGAGATTTTAGGAATATGCTGAGGCTGAAGGAGCTGGGTATAAACAACATGGGAGAACTGGTTTCCATTGACCGGTATGCTTTGGACAACCTCCCTGAGCTCACTAAGCTGGAGGCGACCAACAACCCCAAGTTCTCTTATATAAATTGTCAGGCCTTCCGTGATGTCCCAGCTTTGGAGAGTCTAATGCTGAACAACAATGCCTTGACTGCCCTCTATCAGTCCACAGTAGATTCCCTCCCCAACTTGCGTGAGATCAGCATCCACAGCAACCCCCTGCGCTGTGACTGTGTCATACAGTGGATGAGCTCCAACAGAACTGCAGTACGATTCATGGAACCTCTGTCCATGTTTTGTGCCATGCCAGCTGAGGTCAGAGGTATGCATGTGCGTGAGGTGTTGCAGAATAAGTTAGTAAACCAGTGCCTGCCCATGATTTCTCACGATACCTTCCCCAGCCATCTCAGTTTGGAAATTGGTATGACCGTGGACTTGGACTGCAGAGCTATGTCCCAGCCTGAGCCTGAAATCTATTGGGTGACACCGATGGGAAACAAGATAATGATTGACACCCTGTCTGACAAGTACAGCCTCAACAGTGAAGGGACATTGAAAATTTCTCATATCCAAGTTGAGGACTCTGGCAGATACACCTGTGTGGCTCAGAACTCAGAGGGAGTTGACACAAGAGTGGCAGCCATACAGGTGAACGGTACTCTGTTAGACAACACGCAGCTCATGAAGATCTACGTCAAGCAGACAGAAGCCGACTCCATTCTTGTCTCCTGGAAAATAAACTCAAATGTAATGACTTCCAACCTCAAGTGGTCATCCGCAACCATGAAAATAGACAACCCGCATATTACTTACACTGCCAGGGTACCTGTGGATGTCCACGAGTACAATCTGACGCATTTACAACCAGCAACCGAATACGAGGTGTGCCTCACAGTCTCCAACATCCACCAACAAATGCAAAAGTCATGCGTGAATGTGACAACGAAGCAAGCGACCTTTGCTGTGGAGATATCTGATCAGGGGACCAACACTGCTCTGGCAGCAGTCATGGGAAGCATGTTTGCAGTCATCAGCTTGGCCTCTCTAGGCGTGTACATGGCCAAGCGGTGGAAGAGGAAAAATTATCACCACTCCCTAAAAAAGTATATGCAGAAGACCTCATCAATACCACTAAATGAGCTGTACCCTCCTCTTATTAACCTGTGGGAGGCAGATAGTGAGAAGGAGAAGGAAGGCACCTCAGAGACCAAACCCAGCCAGGTGGACACCACACGCAGCTATTACATGTGGTGA